The following coding sequences are from one Elusimicrobium minutum Pei191 window:
- a CDS encoding ribose-phosphate diphosphokinase, translated as MIKTVNGDLKVFSGNSNRQLTVDICRHLNIEMGKAHVERFADGEVDAQVLESVRGHDCYIVQSTCTPVNENLMELLIMIDAFKRASAGKITAVIPYYGYARADRKAAPRVPITAKLVSNLITEAGADRLMTVDLHAGQIQGFFDIPVDHLRARHVFVDYFKDFKKSESLVVVSPDVGGVERARKFAARMDAGLVIIDKRRPKANEAVVYNIIGDVKDKTCIIFDDIADTAGTLAVVSNKLKENGAAHVYAACSHGILSRNGVDKINNSPIEKLIITDSLPANRNLGPKVEVLSISYLLAEAIRRNHDGMSISDMFK; from the coding sequence ATGATTAAAACAGTAAACGGTGACTTAAAGGTTTTTTCAGGAAATTCCAATAGACAATTGACTGTTGATATTTGCAGACATTTGAATATTGAAATGGGCAAAGCCCACGTTGAAAGATTTGCCGACGGCGAAGTTGATGCACAGGTATTGGAAAGCGTGCGCGGGCATGACTGCTACATTGTGCAAAGCACCTGCACCCCTGTTAATGAAAACCTTATGGAACTGCTTATTATGATTGACGCTTTTAAAAGAGCCAGCGCGGGCAAAATTACGGCTGTAATTCCTTATTACGGTTACGCCAGGGCGGACAGAAAGGCCGCTCCCCGTGTTCCGATAACGGCTAAACTTGTAAGCAATTTAATTACCGAAGCCGGTGCGGACCGCCTTATGACGGTGGATCTTCACGCCGGGCAGATACAGGGTTTCTTTGATATTCCTGTTGACCATTTAAGAGCAAGGCACGTTTTTGTTGATTATTTTAAAGATTTTAAAAAGAGTGAGTCTTTAGTAGTAGTGTCGCCCGATGTCGGCGGCGTTGAAAGGGCAAGAAAGTTTGCCGCGCGTATGGACGCGGGACTTGTTATTATTGATAAAAGACGCCCAAAAGCCAACGAGGCCGTAGTGTATAACATTATTGGCGACGTTAAAGATAAAACTTGCATAATTTTTGATGATATAGCTGATACGGCGGGTACTCTTGCCGTGGTTTCAAACAAACTTAAAGAAAACGGCGCCGCCCATGTTTACGCGGCCTGCTCACACGGCATTTTATCAAGAAACGGCGTGGATAAAATAAACAATTCACCCATTGAAAAACTGATTATTACCGATTCTTTACCCGCGAACAGGAACCTTGGCCCCAAGGTTGAGGTGCTTTCAATTTCCTATTTGCTGGCTGAGGCTATCAGACGTAATCATGACGGCATGTCAATAAGCGATATGTTTAAATAA
- a CDS encoding type IV pilin protein — protein MKINKKAFTLIEILIVMVIVAVLAAIALPKYIDTVDSGLAKKAYDAMQMVYAAQLRYSAESPSGAFTKNFKLLDVQFPSATISGTDNNKLDFNKFALELTTSEVKTVDLEHIQLVLNFQNQTKRCNVTSASNVSKGQRVCVSLGGMLVTGQTKIYNLP, from the coding sequence ATGAAGATTAATAAAAAAGCGTTTACTTTAATAGAAATATTAATTGTTATGGTTATTGTAGCCGTTTTAGCGGCGATAGCCTTGCCTAAATATATTGACACCGTAGATTCCGGGCTTGCCAAAAAGGCTTATGATGCGATGCAAATGGTGTATGCGGCGCAGTTAAGATACTCGGCTGAAAGCCCCAGCGGCGCGTTTACAAAAAACTTTAAATTGTTAGACGTTCAATTCCCGTCAGCCACAATCAGCGGTACGGATAATAACAAGCTTGACTTCAATAAATTTGCTTTGGAGTTAACAACATCGGAAGTTAAAACCGTGGATTTGGAACATATTCAGCTTGTTCTTAACTTCCAGAACCAAACAAAAAGGTGTAACGTTACGAGCGCGTCAAATGTGTCTAAAGGGCAAAGAGTTTGCGTTTCTTTGGGCGGCATGCTTGTGACAGGGCAAACAAAAATTTACAATTTGCCGTAG
- a CDS encoding DegT/DnrJ/EryC1/StrS family aminotransferase, whose product MAEEMVPLFNLQMQHDSLKNEINEAAVKALNSMKWLLGPETEAFEKEFAEMMGVKYAVSCSSGASAIQIALGALGIGKGDEVITTPFTFVATTTSVSLTGAKFVFADIDPLTYNIDPKEIERKITKHTKAILPVHLYGYPANMAEIMRIAKEHDLKVVEDCAQSHLAESDGLKTGSIGDAGAFSFYPSKNLGACGDAGAITTNDEEVYEKCKSLRHSGRSKGKTYEYDYEGSTLRMDEVQAAILRVKMRHLKQWTEDRKYVANLYAEGLKGLPIVLPPEAPAGSSQSFYVFTIAADRRDDLMEHLKRHNIGCAVYYPVPLYKQPVYKNLKIKAEDFPNSEMAAQKVLSIPMFPEMTEAQVERVCKVIRGFYED is encoded by the coding sequence ATGGCAGAAGAAATGGTGCCGCTGTTTAATTTGCAAATGCAGCATGACAGCTTAAAAAACGAAATAAACGAAGCTGCGGTTAAAGCTTTAAATTCAATGAAGTGGCTTTTGGGGCCGGAAACGGAGGCATTTGAAAAAGAATTTGCCGAAATGATGGGCGTTAAATACGCGGTTTCCTGTTCAAGCGGCGCAAGCGCTATCCAAATAGCGTTAGGCGCTTTGGGGATAGGAAAAGGGGACGAAGTTATAACAACGCCTTTTACTTTTGTGGCTACAACAACGTCTGTTTCCTTAACGGGTGCTAAATTTGTTTTTGCCGATATTGACCCGCTTACTTATAACATTGATCCTAAAGAAATAGAGCGTAAAATCACAAAACATACTAAAGCTATTTTACCCGTTCACCTTTACGGTTACCCTGCCAATATGGCGGAAATTATGCGTATAGCTAAAGAACACGATTTAAAAGTTGTTGAGGACTGCGCCCAAAGCCATCTCGCCGAAAGCGACGGCCTTAAAACAGGCAGCATAGGCGACGCGGGCGCTTTCAGTTTTTACCCGAGCAAAAATTTAGGCGCATGCGGTGACGCCGGCGCTATAACTACTAATGATGAAGAAGTGTACGAAAAATGTAAAAGTTTGCGCCACAGCGGACGTTCAAAAGGTAAAACGTACGAATATGATTATGAAGGCTCAACCTTAAGAATGGACGAAGTGCAAGCCGCTATTTTAAGAGTTAAAATGCGCCATTTAAAACAATGGACGGAAGACAGAAAATATGTTGCTAATCTTTATGCGGAAGGCTTAAAAGGGCTTCCCATAGTTTTGCCCCCCGAAGCGCCCGCGGGTTCAAGCCAGTCCTTTTATGTTTTTACCATAGCGGCGGACAGGCGCGATGATCTTATGGAGCATTTAAAAAGGCATAATATAGGCTGTGCGGTTTACTATCCCGTGCCTCTCTACAAACAGCCTGTTTATAAAAATCTAAAAATAAAGGCGGAAGATTTTCCTAATTCGGAAATGGCCGCGCAAAAAGTTCTTTCCATACCCATGTTTCCCGAAATGACTGAAGCGCAGGTGGAAAGAGTTTGCAAAGTTATAAGGGGTTTCTATGAAGATTAA
- a CDS encoding RsmE family RNA methyltransferase — MPQYIAEITGERFLITGDEAKHLFCVMRAAEGDNIKIFDGRGKKFNAVIKEVAKDIVVGSVISEIALRPLPYNLTLCFAPVDKSKTEEILDKCTQLGVSSFLPVITERTEHDILKKWENKKERWEQIIIAAVKQCETAFVPRLLAPQKFEQALKIPGKTIIAYEKENSVSLSSAVKGEEKAIKIFIGPAGGFSPREVEEAVLQGAVLVTLGVNIMRAETAAIAAAAIALQ; from the coding sequence ATGCCACAGTACATAGCGGAAATAACCGGTGAGCGCTTTTTAATTACCGGTGATGAAGCCAAACACCTGTTTTGCGTAATGCGCGCGGCCGAAGGGGACAATATTAAAATATTTGACGGCCGCGGCAAAAAGTTTAACGCCGTTATAAAAGAAGTCGCCAAAGATATCGTGGTAGGCTCTGTGATTTCCGAAATAGCGCTAAGGCCTTTGCCTTATAATTTAACGCTTTGTTTTGCCCCTGTTGATAAAAGCAAAACGGAAGAGATTTTAGATAAATGTACACAGCTTGGCGTAAGTTCTTTTTTACCTGTTATTACCGAGCGTACCGAGCATGACATTTTAAAAAAGTGGGAAAATAAAAAAGAAAGGTGGGAGCAAATTATTATTGCCGCCGTTAAACAGTGTGAAACCGCTTTTGTCCCGCGCTTATTAGCCCCCCAAAAATTTGAGCAAGCTCTAAAAATACCCGGTAAAACAATAATAGCGTATGAAAAGGAAAATTCCGTTTCCCTCTCATCCGCTGTTAAAGGGGAAGAAAAGGCTATAAAAATATTTATAGGCCCGGCGGGCGGTTTTAGCCCGCGCGAAGTTGAAGAGGCTGTTTTACAAGGCGCCGTTTTGGTCACTTTGGGTGTTAATATAATGAGGGCCGAAACCGCCGCCATCGCCGCCGCGGCAATAGCTTTACAGTAA
- a CDS encoding DUF2157 domain-containing protein: MKDIKEKLGALYDKSLISYKDYTALLEQACPTDWKTLLGRGLLFLSAVLFLAGVIFLFAYNWFAIPKFVKFGACALLILLSAAGVVIKGFNKASGQAFAFAVCFLIGAFCALFGQIYQTGADAWQLFATWAALIFPLALTANKTSIWLLFAVIINTTLFLFPFDMLRYAIFSYKSLVFAVFTVNFSFLALSEIPFKHFKQEAYFYYVVNTFLTGFLIFSCSFKPLTSYYSLILISWLTVNSLYHYFKRQDIYFIGISFLGAGFVIFINLQKYFLRDYYLAWAITGLLLSAGLGYALVYLTKHIKGKAVADDK; encoded by the coding sequence ATGAAAGATATAAAAGAAAAATTAGGCGCTCTTTATGATAAAAGCCTTATAAGTTATAAGGATTATACGGCTTTGCTTGAACAGGCATGCCCGACGGATTGGAAAACCTTGCTGGGCCGGGGTTTGCTGTTTTTAAGCGCGGTTTTATTCTTAGCGGGAGTGATTTTTCTTTTCGCTTATAATTGGTTTGCCATACCAAAGTTTGTTAAATTTGGCGCTTGCGCTTTATTAATACTATTGTCCGCGGCAGGAGTTGTGATTAAAGGTTTTAACAAGGCTTCGGGGCAGGCGTTTGCTTTCGCGGTTTGTTTTTTAATAGGCGCTTTTTGCGCTTTGTTCGGGCAGATATACCAAACGGGCGCAGACGCCTGGCAGTTATTTGCAACTTGGGCGGCTTTGATTTTTCCGCTGGCTTTAACGGCTAACAAAACGTCAATATGGCTGTTGTTTGCTGTTATTATAAACACAACTTTGTTTTTATTCCCATTTGATATGCTGCGGTATGCAATTTTTTCTTATAAAAGCTTGGTTTTTGCGGTTTTTACAGTTAATTTTTCATTTCTTGCTTTGTCCGAAATTCCGTTTAAGCATTTTAAACAAGAAGCATATTTCTATTATGTGGTAAATACATTTCTTACCGGTTTTTTAATTTTTTCCTGCTCGTTTAAACCTTTAACTTCCTATTATTCTTTAATCCTTATATCATGGCTTACTGTTAACAGCTTGTATCATTATTTTAAAAGACAAGACATTTATTTTATAGGCATATCCTTTTTAGGCGCGGGTTTTGTTATCTTTATTAATTTACAAAAATATTTTTTAAGGGACTATTATTTAGCCTGGGCCATAACGGGGCTGCTTTTGTCAGCCGGTTTAGGTTACGCTTTGGTTTATTTAACTAAACACATAAAAGGCAAGGCGGTAGCTGATGATAAATAA
- the glmU gene encoding bifunctional UDP-N-acetylglucosamine diphosphorylase/glucosamine-1-phosphate N-acetyltransferase GlmU, with amino-acid sequence MVAGTSRKTNKKAVPSHSVKTNKNLCVLVLAGGKGTRMHSSLPKPLHQVANKPMLAHIMQTAQKLGPAAIGVLTGHEAALMQNMVKEQLPYWGINSKVVFTLQRILNGSGTAVKDSFNFLKKYKHVIILSGDAPLIKHETLGDMYKNFIKTKSSCSVLSVNLEDPFGYGRIIRDGKGNFEAIVEETSADEDQKLIDEINSGIYAFDIKALGDALKKMTPQGPKKEYYLTDCIAFIKQKNLKVTAFNTEDNTQALGVNSKSQLAEAENIMRARKVAALLESGVTIYRPESVDIDNAVAIEADAVIYPNNFIYGKTKISAGVIIEPNCFITDSVIEPGAKIKAGSYIESAVVGPKAEVGPYAHLRKNSVLKEKAKVGNFSETKNAVIGEGSKVNHLSYIGDTEMGQKVNVGAGTITCNYDGVNKHKTIIGDNVFLGSNTNLVAPVKLGKNSKTGAGSTITDDIEEGALAIARARQVVLKNRGKIKK; translated from the coding sequence ATGGTAGCCGGAACCTCAAGAAAAACAAATAAAAAAGCAGTACCCTCACACTCTGTAAAAACCAACAAAAACCTTTGCGTTTTGGTCCTTGCCGGCGGCAAGGGCACAAGAATGCATTCTTCTTTGCCAAAACCTTTACACCAAGTGGCAAATAAACCCATGCTGGCGCACATTATGCAAACCGCGCAGAAATTAGGGCCCGCCGCTATAGGTGTTTTAACAGGTCATGAAGCCGCGCTTATGCAAAATATGGTTAAAGAGCAACTGCCCTATTGGGGAATAAACTCCAAAGTTGTTTTTACCCTTCAGCGTATTTTAAACGGCTCGGGTACGGCGGTAAAAGATTCTTTTAATTTCCTTAAAAAATATAAACACGTAATAATACTTTCGGGCGACGCCCCTTTAATTAAGCATGAAACTCTTGGGGATATGTATAAAAATTTTATTAAAACCAAGTCATCTTGCAGCGTACTCAGCGTAAATTTGGAAGATCCTTTCGGCTATGGACGTATTATAAGGGACGGCAAAGGCAATTTTGAAGCTATTGTTGAAGAAACAAGCGCCGACGAGGACCAAAAATTAATTGACGAAATTAATTCGGGCATTTATGCCTTTGATATAAAAGCTTTGGGCGACGCTCTTAAAAAAATGACGCCGCAGGGCCCTAAAAAAGAATACTATCTTACCGATTGTATAGCCTTTATTAAACAAAAAAATTTAAAAGTTACCGCGTTTAATACCGAAGATAATACCCAGGCTTTGGGCGTTAACAGCAAAAGCCAGCTGGCCGAGGCTGAAAATATTATGAGAGCCAGGAAAGTAGCCGCTCTTTTAGAAAGCGGAGTAACTATTTACAGGCCTGAAAGCGTTGATATAGACAACGCTGTTGCAATAGAAGCGGACGCTGTTATTTACCCTAACAATTTTATTTACGGAAAAACCAAAATATCCGCCGGAGTTATCATTGAACCTAATTGTTTTATAACGGACTCCGTTATTGAACCGGGCGCGAAGATAAAAGCGGGTTCTTATATAGAAAGCGCAGTTGTGGGGCCTAAGGCGGAAGTAGGGCCTTACGCTCATTTGCGAAAGAACAGCGTGTTGAAAGAAAAAGCGAAAGTAGGTAATTTCTCAGAAACAAAAAATGCGGTTATAGGTGAAGGCTCAAAAGTTAACCATTTAAGCTATATCGGCGATACCGAAATGGGGCAAAAAGTTAACGTGGGCGCCGGTACGATAACCTGTAACTATGACGGCGTTAACAAGCATAAAACCATTATCGGAGATAATGTTTTCTTAGGCTCTAATACAAACTTAGTTGCGCCGGTTAAACTTGGTAAAAACTCTAAAACAGGTGCGGGATCGACAATAACTGACGATATTGAGGAAGGCGCTCTGGCTATAGCAAGGGCCCGCCAGGTTGTATTAAAAAACAGAGGAAAAATCAAAAAATGA
- the mtaB gene encoding tRNA (N(6)-L-threonylcarbamoyladenosine(37)-C(2))-methylthiotransferase MtaB, whose translation MKKVFIKTFGCRVNQVESQALREEFLKQGCSFTDAFETADICLLNTCTVTAKADSDVEKLARRITNRNPMARLILTGCYAAAHEGKIKQNLPSAEIINKHNIAKTLFDTDDDFWAVSGNEGRSRAFIKIQDGCDNFCSYCIIPFARNKKLSKPIPSTVNEIKELISKGFKEIVLTGINIGNYLCPQTGADLAVLLKEIFKIEGEYRIRFSSIELNTVTDSLLAAAKEGGSKFCNYFHIPLQSGSDLVLKDMNRRYLTKDYAKRIGEIKAMFPGIGIYADIIAGYPVETEEEFEKSYNFIKEVALNGLHVFSYSVRPGTKAANLPQLNPVEIKKRSDKLRELDFTLRCEFAALQKGQTLETLVERKKGEFNTGVAGNFVRVDFKGKAKAGSLVKVKIISFKDGVCIGEML comes from the coding sequence GTGAAAAAAGTTTTTATAAAAACCTTCGGCTGCCGTGTTAACCAGGTGGAATCGCAAGCGCTGAGGGAAGAGTTTTTAAAACAAGGCTGCAGTTTTACGGACGCTTTTGAAACTGCGGATATTTGCCTTCTTAACACCTGCACCGTTACCGCCAAAGCGGACAGCGACGTTGAAAAGCTTGCCCGCCGTATAACAAACCGAAATCCCATGGCCAGGCTTATTTTAACAGGCTGTTACGCCGCTGCCCATGAGGGAAAAATAAAACAAAATTTACCCTCGGCTGAAATAATTAACAAGCATAATATCGCCAAAACTCTTTTTGATACGGACGACGATTTTTGGGCAGTAAGCGGCAATGAGGGCCGCAGCCGCGCTTTTATAAAAATACAAGACGGGTGTGATAATTTTTGCTCTTACTGCATAATACCTTTTGCCCGCAACAAAAAACTTTCCAAACCTATTCCCTCAACTGTTAATGAAATAAAAGAGTTAATTTCCAAGGGGTTTAAAGAAATTGTTTTAACGGGTATTAATATAGGTAATTATCTTTGCCCGCAGACAGGCGCGGACCTGGCTGTGCTTTTAAAAGAAATTTTTAAAATTGAAGGGGAATACCGAATAAGATTTTCGTCAATAGAATTAAACACTGTTACGGACAGCCTGCTTGCCGCCGCTAAAGAAGGGGGAAGCAAATTTTGCAACTATTTCCATATTCCTTTGCAAAGCGGATCGGACCTTGTTTTAAAAGATATGAACCGCAGATATTTAACTAAAGATTACGCAAAACGTATCGGTGAAATAAAGGCAATGTTTCCCGGTATCGGTATATACGCCGATATTATAGCCGGTTACCCGGTTGAAACGGAAGAAGAATTTGAAAAATCCTATAATTTTATAAAAGAAGTCGCGCTTAACGGTTTGCATGTTTTCAGTTATTCAGTAAGGCCCGGCACAAAGGCGGCAAATTTGCCGCAGTTAAACCCTGTTGAAATAAAAAAACGTTCCGATAAATTAAGAGAGCTTGACTTTACTCTCCGCTGTGAATTTGCCGCTTTACAAAAAGGGCAAACGCTTGAAACTCTTGTCGAACGTAAAAAGGGGGAGTTTAATACAGGCGTGGCGGGCAATTTTGTCCGTGTTGATTTTAAAGGCAAGGCCAAAGCGGGCAGTTTGGTTAAAGTAAAAATAATATCTTTTAAAGACGGTGTTTGTATAGGGGAAATGCTGTAA
- a CDS encoding MgtC/SapB family protein, whose translation MDEIVLLERLLISLVLGGIIGLERQYNEKPAGFTTNSLICLGSTLFTILSVKMMGVGDPGRIAAQIITGVGFLGAGAILREGNKVSGLTTAACVWLVAAVGMAIGFGNYILGASAAGLVLVVQLVFRKSLGVLERIKKYETIHVVCEPSWSVVDTISSTMAKHNVEIKTRTILKENGLFVVRIVAAVTGPEFERIAKDLFVMPGIKELTR comes from the coding sequence ATGGATGAAATAGTTCTTCTTGAAAGGTTATTGATATCACTTGTTTTGGGCGGTATTATAGGGCTTGAGCGCCAATATAATGAAAAACCTGCCGGTTTTACCACAAACAGTCTTATTTGTTTGGGCTCAACATTGTTTACGATTTTATCCGTCAAAATGATGGGTGTGGGCGACCCGGGCCGTATAGCCGCGCAAATAATAACCGGTGTCGGTTTCCTGGGCGCCGGGGCTATTTTAAGGGAAGGAAATAAAGTATCCGGGCTTACTACCGCCGCCTGCGTATGGCTGGTGGCCGCCGTGGGTATGGCTATAGGTTTTGGTAATTATATTTTAGGTGCCTCAGCGGCCGGACTTGTGCTTGTGGTGCAGCTTGTGTTTAGGAAATCTTTGGGAGTGCTTGAACGTATTAAAAAATACGAAACTATTCACGTTGTTTGCGAACCTTCCTGGTCTGTGGTTGATACAATATCAAGCACAATGGCCAAACATAATGTTGAAATAAAGACACGTACGATTTTAAAAGAAAACGGACTTTTTGTTGTTAGAATAGTAGCGGCCGTTACAGGGCCGGAATTTGAAAGGATAGCAAAAGACTTATTTGTTATGCCCGGAATAAAAGAACTGACGAGGTAA
- the dnaJ gene encoding molecular chaperone DnaJ, with amino-acid sequence MAKQKEDYYKILEVTRNATSVEIKSSYRRMAMKYHPDRNPGNKEAEERFKEVNEAFSILSDPQKKQVYDNYGHDGLNNGGFGGGFQGGGFTDINDIFSSVFGDMFGGSFGGGKARRNSPQRGSDLKMDVNITLEEAFSGLDFPLNYSHMDNCSECQGSGAEKGSKLKTCSTCGGSGVVQFNQGFFSMRQTCPDCGGQGSITEHPCKKCSGSGKEKVKKTITVKIPAGIRSGMTLRVSDGGDIGSKGGGYGDLYIEVTVKKHKIFERNEDDLILEMPVSFATAAMGGKIKVPNILKEELGLTIEKGTQYGTIYTIKDQGMPKIAKRGFGDLKVIAIIEVPKKLSKKQKELLEEFEKEDSESKKSFLEKVFNK; translated from the coding sequence ATGGCTAAGCAGAAGGAAGACTATTACAAAATTTTAGAAGTAACAAGAAACGCGACATCTGTTGAAATAAAATCATCTTACAGACGTATGGCAATGAAATATCATCCTGACCGTAACCCGGGCAATAAAGAAGCGGAAGAAAGGTTTAAAGAAGTTAACGAGGCTTTTTCCATTCTTTCAGACCCGCAGAAAAAACAGGTATATGATAATTACGGCCATGATGGATTAAATAACGGAGGCTTCGGCGGCGGTTTCCAGGGCGGCGGTTTTACCGATATTAATGATATTTTCAGTTCTGTTTTCGGAGATATGTTCGGCGGCAGTTTCGGCGGCGGTAAGGCAAGAAGAAATTCCCCCCAACGCGGCAGTGATTTGAAGATGGATGTTAATATCACTCTGGAAGAAGCATTTTCGGGTTTGGATTTCCCTCTTAACTACAGCCATATGGACAATTGTTCCGAGTGTCAAGGCAGCGGCGCGGAAAAAGGCTCTAAACTTAAAACCTGCTCTACCTGCGGAGGAAGCGGCGTTGTGCAGTTTAACCAAGGCTTTTTTAGCATGAGACAAACCTGCCCCGATTGCGGAGGCCAAGGCTCTATTACCGAGCATCCTTGCAAAAAATGTTCCGGTTCAGGTAAAGAAAAAGTTAAAAAAACTATTACGGTAAAAATACCCGCGGGTATAAGAAGCGGCATGACTTTGCGTGTGAGCGACGGGGGGGACATCGGAAGTAAAGGCGGCGGTTACGGTGATTTGTATATTGAGGTAACTGTCAAAAAACATAAAATATTTGAGAGAAACGAGGACGACCTTATTCTTGAAATGCCCGTAAGTTTCGCCACGGCGGCTATGGGTGGCAAAATTAAAGTCCCGAATATATTAAAGGAAGAGTTGGGTTTAACCATAGAAAAAGGCACCCAGTATGGTACTATATATACAATTAAAGACCAGGGTATGCCAAAAATCGCTAAAAGAGGTTTTGGCGATTTAAAAGTTATAGCAATAATAGAAGTTCCTAAAAAACTTTCCAAAAAACAAAAAGAGCTTTTGGAGGAATTTGAGAAAGAAGATTCCGAAAGCAAAAAAAGTTTTTTAGAAAAGGTTTTTAATAAATAA
- a CDS encoding DUF4401 domain-containing protein, whose product MINKDTVLEKIKPENKEAAKLVLSSDKQNLSLIIKIILGIGAFVSAIFFFLALTTVLVFSRSQGFAFAALGLIVMVCAVAAKLTVKNLSPGPRFFVDQLLLAAILFGKGCILFGILTHFERHRSYIIVDVGMITCFFLAAVPYKFFDSAADRFISVFTFMIFVYLKMFAFGGIWFSSNFVMLLSFIIGFFCFFLRKKDYYPIAWAMVLSMAIPAVCNIFIVYKAYSAYMSYSAVMLNVYKIILILFLSVMFALDAYLKGNLNKKTALILPVLLIFSLPFNLPVIYALALLVLGFYFSDLKIKILSYIILCGGIAYLYYSLHITLLAKSVLLLVSGLVLLALRELLKRYGYAR is encoded by the coding sequence ATGATAAATAAAGATACTGTTTTAGAAAAAATAAAACCTGAAAATAAAGAGGCCGCTAAGCTTGTATTATCTTCAGATAAGCAAAATTTATCCTTAATTATAAAGATAATACTTGGTATAGGGGCTTTTGTTTCCGCAATATTTTTCTTTTTAGCGCTTACAACCGTTTTAGTTTTTTCAAGAAGCCAGGGTTTTGCTTTTGCGGCTTTAGGTCTTATAGTAATGGTTTGCGCTGTAGCCGCTAAACTCACTGTTAAAAACCTTAGCCCGGGGCCCCGTTTTTTTGTGGACCAGCTTTTGCTTGCCGCCATACTTTTTGGCAAGGGATGCATTTTGTTCGGAATTCTGACTCATTTTGAAAGGCACCGTTCTTATATAATAGTTGACGTAGGCATGATAACATGTTTTTTTCTAGCGGCGGTTCCTTATAAGTTTTTTGACAGCGCGGCCGACAGGTTTATATCAGTATTTACATTTATGATTTTTGTTTATTTAAAAATGTTTGCTTTCGGCGGAATTTGGTTTAGCTCTAATTTTGTTATGCTTTTATCTTTTATCATAGGCTTTTTTTGCTTTTTCCTAAGAAAAAAGGACTATTACCCTATAGCCTGGGCCATGGTTTTATCTATGGCTATACCTGCGGTTTGTAATATATTTATTGTTTATAAAGCATATTCGGCCTATATGTCTTACAGTGCGGTAATGTTAAACGTATATAAGATTATTTTGATTCTGTTTTTGTCAGTCATGTTCGCGCTGGACGCTTATTTAAAAGGCAATCTTAATAAAAAAACGGCTTTAATTCTTCCCGTTTTATTAATTTTTTCTTTACCTTTTAATTTGCCTGTTATTTACGCTTTGGCTCTTTTAGTTTTAGGCTTTTATTTTAGTGATTTAAAAATAAAAATACTTTCTTATATAATTCTTTGCGGCGGTATAGCTTACTTATACTACAGCCTGCATATTACGCTGCTTGCTAAGTCTGTTTTACTTCTTGTAAGCGGGCTTGTTTTGCTCGCTTTAAGGGAGCTTTTAAAGAGGTATGGTTATGCGCGCTAA
- a CDS encoding GDYXXLXY domain-containing protein: MRAKIFFLLTLIILSVLAYNVFKKEIMLARGQTFYLELAPVDPRSLLQGDYMQLNYKISNRDLLFEQYDHVCLILNDKKVAEYLMDLEHDECEKSGGVCISVHYDRGGYHVAPTSFFFQEGYAQLYETARYAILKHSGHKVLLKGLADKDLKEICPACHST; encoded by the coding sequence ATGCGCGCTAAAATATTTTTCCTTTTAACTCTTATTATTTTGTCCGTATTGGCTTATAATGTGTTTAAAAAAGAAATAATGCTTGCCCGCGGACAAACTTTCTATCTGGAGCTTGCTCCCGTTGATCCGCGTTCTCTTTTGCAGGGTGATTATATGCAGTTAAATTATAAAATATCCAACCGGGATTTGCTTTTTGAACAGTATGACCACGTGTGCCTTATTTTAAATGATAAAAAGGTGGCCGAGTATCTTATGGATTTAGAACATGATGAGTGTGAAAAGTCCGGTGGGGTTTGTATAAGCGTACATTATGACAGGGGTGGATACCATGTGGCGCCTACGTCATTTTTTTTCCAGGAAGGATACGCCCAATTATATGAAACCGCCAGATACGCCATACTTAAACACAGCGGACACAAAGTTTTGCTTAAAGGTTTAGCCGATAAAGATTTGAAGGAGATTTGCCCAGCATGCCACAGTACATAG